The genomic interval CTTTTAGTTGCACTAGTTTATTTAATTTCGCAAACATACGAGAGTTACACAGAGAGTTCTGCTCTGTGAAACTCATTAAACTCTGTGAACTCTGTGTTGAAAACGGTGGATATAACATCTTAATCTGAATAATGTCTAATATTGTTTTTTAAAATAATATCCATGAATACAAAAATTATTCTCATCGGTGTAATCTTGTTATTTCATCTATGTAATCTTTGTTTTTCCCAGACAAATTATTTCGTAGATGGCGCGAATGGAAATGACGGCAACACCGGAACAAGTTTGGTAAATGCATGGCAAACCATTCAAAACGCCTGCAATAATGCAACACCCAACAGCATCGTTTATATTAAAGGAGGAACTTACAATGAAAATCTTGATGTAAATGTGAGCGGAACTGCCGGCAATCCAATCACGTTCAGAAATTATATGAATGATTCCGTATATATTGACGGAACAGGCACTACCGGAACTGCCATGCTTTACATGCTTGACAAAAGTTATCTCAACTTTCAGAATCTCGTCATACAAAACCGAACGGTGAATGATGCGCAGGGAATTGCCGTTGAATGTTCTGCAACAGGAAGCGTAAAAAATCTTTCGTTCAAAAAAATAATCATCCGTCATATCAACTGGACAAATAATCCTGCCGCCATTCCGGGACCAAGCAATAATTCGCAGGGGTTCATTGCGTACGGATATGGAAACAATCAGGCAAACGCCATCGGCAACATCACAATTGACAGCTGCGAAGCATACAGTAACATTCTCGGTTTCAGTGAAGCCATGACGCTGGATGGAAATGTGGATGGATTTACGATTTCAAACTGCAAAATTCACGACAACACCAACATAGGAATAGACATAGCGGGAAATTATCTTGTAAGTTCCAACCCAGCCGTTGACCACGCTCGCAACGGAAGCATCATCAATTGCGAATGTTACAGAAATGTTTCAAGCTATGCAACCAGCGCGGGAATTTATGTGGATGGCGGATGGAACACCGTTATTGAAAAATGCAAATCGTATGAGAACGGATGGGGCATTGAAGTGGGCTGTGAAGAAGACGGAACTTCTGACAGCATCACTGTAAAAAACAATCTTATCTATAATAATGAAGAAGGCGGGCTTTCCATTGGAGGTTATACCACCGCAACAACAGGGCAGGTTCGGTACACTACGATTCGCAACAACACGTTTTTTCAAAACAATTCCAACAACAACGGCAACGGAGAAATTTATATGACGAAAGTGTCGAACTCCAGTATCATCAATAATATTTTTTACACCAACGCGCAAAACAAGTTCATGTATAATGAGAACATTTCTCCTCAAACCAGCAATGTGCTGAATTATAATTGCTGGTTCACTCCAAATAACAATGCAAATAATATTTCTGTTGATTGGCGGGGAACTAACTATTCAACATTTTCATCTTACAAATCAGGAACAGGGCAGGAAGCGAATTCATTTTACAGCGATCCTGCTTTTGTTTCTGCAACTTTGCCTGCGCCTGACTTACATTCATTTTCCAGTTTATGTATTGATGGGGGCGACCCTTCAACTTTAATTTCTGCAGGAGAAACCGACTACGAAGGTAATCCACGAATCAATCTACAGATTGATGTTGGGGCTTATGAATTATGGGCTTTAGGAGTTTTACCTATGAACAAAAACGAAAATGCTGTAATGATTTATCCAAATCCTTTCAGCGAATCAACAACCATTCAAATCACAAGTCACAAGTCACAGGAATTAAGAATGAAACTTTTTGATGTTTTCGGAAGAGAAGTTAAACAATTCGTCATTCGCAATTCATCATTCGTAATGGAGCGTGGCGATTTGCCGGATGGAATTTATTTTTACGAGATTCGCTCGGAAGAAAAAAATATCGGGAAAGGAAAAATAATTATTCAATAGATTTCCTCACCCGATAAGCCAAACTTATTGCACCACGATTCTCTTTGTGTACTGTTTGTCGTTCGTTGTTCCGACCAATAAGTACATTCCTGTTTTCAGTTTTTCATCGAAGGACAAACTGAACTCTCCGTTCTCTACAGAAACTTCCTTTGAAAAAATTTCCCTTCCGGTCATGTCATAAATTTTCACGGACATAATTCTGCTGTCTGCTTCGGAGAATTTTCCGTGCAGCGCTCCACCGTCAAAGGGGTTCGGATAAAGTATGAATGAATTTTCTTCCGCAGGTACAATTTTTTCCAGTTCATTGTTCTCCGCTTCTCTTTCAGCAACTGTTTGAGGCGGGGCAAGCGGCAGGCAGGAAGTGATTCCGGTTCCGCCAGCAGCATTCAGCTTGGCAGCGCCCATTGAATTTATCTGCGCAACAGTTGGAATAGTTCCCTGTCCCAATCCTGAATTCGGGAAAACGATATAATCAATGATGCCGGAAGAAGTTCCTCCTGTTTTCGGATTTGAATTTATTCCGAGCTGATTCGCTAAGTAAATAGAACCTTCTCCTAATTTTCCGGAAGGACCGCCATCGGCAAAAATCGCATAGCATCCCTGCCCGTTGGTTGTGTTGTAAACATATCCCACATCACCGAGATGAATTCCGTATGCAGTTACCGCAGAAGGCAAAACGAAAAATGGTATCGCTTCTGAATTTACGTAGTGCTGTGTTTTGGTTGAAGAGTAAGCATTGTCTGTCAGCGATGTAGTTGAGACATACATTCCCGGATACGGGTCTGATGAATCCTGAATAATCGGGTTACCGCTGTTATCAGTTACAACTCCCCACCAGTTACCAGGTGAGCCGGCATTGGCAGTGTAATCCAATCCTGAATTATTCGGACCATACGCGCGCGGACTTCCATCGGCATCAATCGCCATTTTCGCTTTGTACATAATCGCTCCTGATGCGGTGTGCTGGTACACATTGAATCCTTCAATAGTTGTCTTGAGCGTTTTAGCGCAGTCCACCGGAGGTGGAGGCGGAGGATTTGAGGACGGAGATGTTACACAGATATTAAACGTTGTTGTTGTAGGTATAGAAGAGCCATAAGAATAAATGCGCACATAATATGTATTGCCAACAGTAAGCGCTGATGCATTTATTTTTTCAGTTCCGCCCGGACCTCCTCCGTTATCAGAACATCCAAGTTGTGAACCGCTGCAAGTTGTATATAATGACAGCACTGCGTCCAATCCTGAAGAAGGAGTTAATGTGATTGTTTGTGTTGATGCAGTGGCTGTAAATTTATACCACACATCTTTCAGAGAAGAAGCGCTTGAAGCATCGCAGCTTGCTTTTGTCATTCCGCTGACAGTTGCATTGGCAATCGTTCCGGATGTTACTACGCAGGATGTGTTTGGCGTAAGTGAAACTGCATTCGCACAGTTGTCGTTTGCCGGAGGCGGTGGAGCCGAAGTTCCTGTCACACAAATATTAAATGTTGTGGTAGAAGGCATGGAAGATCCGTAAGAATAAATGCGCGCATAGTAAGTAGTGCCGACAGTCAATCCTGTCTTTATAATTTTTTCCACTCCGCCAGGACCTCCGCCATTGTCAGAACACCCGAGCTGTGTGCCGCTGCAAGCTGAATACAGTGAAAGCACGGCATCCAATCCTGATGATGGAGTTAAAGTGATTGTGTGCGTGGTTGCCGTTGCAGTGAACTTATACCAAACATCTTTTAATGTGGATGAACTGGAAACATCGCAGCTTGCTTTTGCCAATCCGCTGGTGGTTGCATTTGCAAGAGTTCCTGCAGTTGAAACGCAAGTAGTATTTGGAGTAAGCGAAATTGCGGCTGAACAATTATCATTCGTTGGCGGTGTTGGAGGCGGTGGAGGAGGTGTATTGTTTATCAAACCGTAATACGTGCCCCAGTTCCAGTTGGGTCCCGGGTCATTGTGCGTTTGGTTAGGATAATGCTGATGACCTTTTATTTTATAAGAAGAAGAAAGCACACAAATACCGCTGCAAGAAGGACCGTTCCAACAAGTAGTGGGATTAATTCCGTAACCGCTGGTGCAAATATCTTTCACAAGATTAGCGGAAGCGGTGTACATAGCCGTTGTGTACCATCCTGTTTGCGCCTGATATCCTTCGTGCTCGATGCCGATGGTGTATCCGTTTTCGCTTCCCACGTGCCATGCTTTTTTAGATTCCAGAACCATCTGGGTAATTTGCCCGTCAGAACTTCTCACTACATAATGTGCAGAAACACTTGCCGAGCAATTCTGAAACCAGGAAATGCAACTGGAATAACTTCCCTCCACATCATGAATCACAACAGCAGTAACCGATGCCGTTCGCGAACTGTAGTTGCACGAAGCAGCAGCCACCCACAGAGCAGGCGGATAATCGGTTGACATTGGCATAACATCACCACCCTTGAATGCATTTCCGTTTGCATCCGAAATTTTATCCGCCTGAATCGTGACGTTTGACGAACTCAATACTCTGAAATTTTCTTCCCCGAAAAAACTCTGCAAGTCAAAATGGTAATCAGGAAAATTATACTGCGCTTGAAACGAAGCATCATTCAAAAATGTGAGATAAGAATATAATTGTGTGTTGAGAGCAAATTTTTGACTGACAT from Bacteroidota bacterium carries:
- a CDS encoding N-acetylmuramoyl-L-alanine amidase, encoding MKKTNLLFSALALSSFFALAQNEKMASLAEQEYASYFQEAYQQYPNIPTGVLEAVAYTNSRMHHISHNAGDSENCMGMPNAYGVMGLVLDGKNYFSNNLVLISNLSGITTDAIINDPEQNILAYASALDAVMNSSTNKKVNSIENISGALAILSELPHKDVSQKFALNTQLYSYLTFLNDASFQAQYNFPDYHFDLQSFFGEENFRVLSSSNVTIQADKISDANGNAFKGGDVMPMSTDYPPALWVAAASCNYSSRTASVTAVVIHDVEGSYSSCISWFQNCSASVSAHYVVRSSDGQITQMVLESKKAWHVGSENGYTIGIEHEGYQAQTGWYTTAMYTASANLVKDICTSGYGINPTTCWNGPSCSGICVLSSSYKIKGHQHYPNQTHNDPGPNWNWGTYYGLINNTPPPPPPTPPTNDNCSAAISLTPNTTCVSTAGTLANATTSGLAKASCDVSSSSTLKDVWYKFTATATTHTITLTPSSGLDAVLSLYSACSGTQLGCSDNGGGPGGVEKIIKTGLTVGTTYYARIYSYGSSMPSTTTFNICVTGTSAPPPPANDNCANAVSLTPNTSCVVTSGTIANATVSGMTKASCDASSASSLKDVWYKFTATASTQTITLTPSSGLDAVLSLYTTCSGSQLGCSDNGGGPGGTEKINASALTVGNTYYVRIYSYGSSIPTTTTFNICVTSPSSNPPPPPPVDCAKTLKTTIEGFNVYQHTASGAIMYKAKMAIDADGSPRAYGPNNSGLDYTANAGSPGNWWGVVTDNSGNPIIQDSSDPYPGMYVSTTSLTDNAYSSTKTQHYVNSEAIPFFVLPSAVTAYGIHLGDVGYVYNTTNGQGCYAIFADGGPSGKLGEGSIYLANQLGINSNPKTGGTSSGIIDYIVFPNSGLGQGTIPTVAQINSMGAAKLNAAGGTGITSCLPLAPPQTVAEREAENNELEKIVPAEENSFILYPNPFDGGALHGKFSEADSRIMSVKIYDMTGREIFSKEVSVENGEFSLSFDEKLKTGMYLLVGTTNDKQYTKRIVVQ
- a CDS encoding T9SS type A sorting domain-containing protein, with translation MNTKIILIGVILLFHLCNLCFSQTNYFVDGANGNDGNTGTSLVNAWQTIQNACNNATPNSIVYIKGGTYNENLDVNVSGTAGNPITFRNYMNDSVYIDGTGTTGTAMLYMLDKSYLNFQNLVIQNRTVNDAQGIAVECSATGSVKNLSFKKIIIRHINWTNNPAAIPGPSNNSQGFIAYGYGNNQANAIGNITIDSCEAYSNILGFSEAMTLDGNVDGFTISNCKIHDNTNIGIDIAGNYLVSSNPAVDHARNGSIINCECYRNVSSYATSAGIYVDGGWNTVIEKCKSYENGWGIEVGCEEDGTSDSITVKNNLIYNNEEGGLSIGGYTTATTGQVRYTTIRNNTFFQNNSNNNGNGEIYMTKVSNSSIINNIFYTNAQNKFMYNENISPQTSNVLNYNCWFTPNNNANNISVDWRGTNYSTFSSYKSGTGQEANSFYSDPAFVSATLPAPDLHSFSSLCIDGGDPSTLISAGETDYEGNPRINLQIDVGAYELWALGVLPMNKNENAVMIYPNPFSESTTIQITSHKSQELRMKLFDVFGREVKQFVIRNSSFVMERGDLPDGIYFYEIRSEEKNIGKGKIIIQ